A genomic segment from Euzebya rosea encodes:
- a CDS encoding cysteine desulfurase family protein — translation MTSTTSEAVYLDHAATTPLAAEAVEAMGPWITAGAVGNASSLHAAGRRARAAVEDARDRVAAALGVTPLEVLFTSGGTEADNQAIKGLVWAGGAGGHVVTTAIEHHAVLETVEWLRDHQGVKATVVGVDADGLVDPDEVLAAVQPDTRVVSVMAANNELGTIQPLDVLGPALAERGVPLHVDAVQAFGKVPMPLGEWQPAGLALSAHKFNGPTGVGVLVLRRDLQPHPVLHGGAQERGVRSGTLNVAGIVGLGAAAERAADLLSTVDTAVRARRDALLDGLLAIDDVALNGHPQQRLPHNAHVGIGGVDAESLLMGLDRAGIQCSTGSACQSGAARRSHVLDAIGAREDAAHLRFTLGSETTDAHIDRTIVAVTDAVARLRTATGDR, via the coding sequence GTGACGTCGACCACCTCCGAAGCGGTCTACCTGGACCACGCCGCCACCACGCCGCTGGCGGCGGAGGCCGTCGAGGCCATGGGGCCGTGGATCACGGCGGGGGCGGTCGGGAACGCCTCGTCGCTCCACGCCGCCGGGCGTCGGGCCCGGGCTGCCGTCGAGGACGCCCGTGACCGGGTCGCCGCGGCGCTCGGCGTGACCCCGCTGGAGGTCCTCTTCACCTCCGGCGGCACCGAAGCCGACAACCAGGCGATCAAGGGGCTCGTCTGGGCCGGCGGGGCGGGCGGGCACGTCGTCACCACCGCCATCGAGCACCACGCCGTCCTGGAGACCGTCGAGTGGTTGCGCGATCACCAGGGCGTGAAGGCCACGGTCGTTGGTGTCGACGCCGACGGCCTGGTCGATCCGGACGAGGTCCTGGCGGCCGTCCAGCCCGACACCCGGGTGGTCAGCGTCATGGCGGCCAACAACGAGCTGGGCACCATCCAGCCCCTCGACGTCCTCGGCCCGGCGCTCGCCGAACGGGGCGTCCCCCTCCACGTCGACGCCGTCCAGGCGTTCGGCAAGGTCCCCATGCCGCTGGGGGAGTGGCAGCCGGCCGGCCTCGCCCTCTCGGCCCACAAGTTCAACGGTCCCACCGGCGTCGGCGTGCTGGTGCTGCGTCGCGACCTGCAGCCCCATCCCGTGCTCCACGGCGGCGCGCAGGAGCGGGGTGTGCGATCCGGCACCCTCAACGTCGCCGGGATCGTCGGCCTCGGTGCCGCCGCCGAACGGGCCGCCGACCTCCTGTCGACCGTCGACACCGCGGTCCGTGCCCGACGGGACGCCCTGCTCGACGGCCTCCTGGCCATCGACGACGTGGCCCTCAACGGCCATCCCCAGCAGCGCCTGCCGCACAACGCCCACGTCGGCATCGGCGGCGTCGACGCCGAGTCGCTGCTCATGGGCCTGGACCGGGCCGGCATCCAGTGCTCGACCGGCTCGGCCTGCCAGTCCGGCGCGGCCCGGCGCAGCCACGTCCTGGACGCGATCGGCGCCCGCGAGGACGCCGCACACCTGCGCTTCACCCTCGGCTCCGAGACCACCGACGCCCACATCGACCGCACGATCGTTGCGGTCACCGACGCCGTCGCACGCCTGCGCACCGCGACGGGGGACCGCTGA
- a CDS encoding M24 family metallopeptidase yields MSSPARLSQRLPRSFYARVQADVRHQLDEEGLDAVLCEDWRDVAYLTGFFHTPTERPVLVVVTADRTIGLVPALEYEYAQQQDIAVDELVAYPEYPGVRSPQEVLADALAGATGRWGHAWTLSTGDLGKLRAAMGGVEWVGTHLVDRMRLVKYDEEIVLHREAAKLGDVMLAAGRELVEGRIAEGGPLPSEAELAKHVIGRGTAWMYETHDDVVVVPLLAGGLVYSGPNSAYPHGLVTEHRLQPGETFILSLGGAVGGRYAESERTFVLGEPTAQQRALFETDARAQHVGTESIRPGATCADVNAGCLDVIRDAGYAEHIRHRQGHGIGLNFHEPPWLEDGDDTPLAAGMVVSSEPGIYVLGHAGYRISDTVLVTADGRERLTTFPRDLESSIIPVKESSR; encoded by the coding sequence GTGTCATCCCCTGCCCGCCTGTCCCAACGGCTGCCCCGGAGCTTCTACGCCCGGGTGCAGGCCGACGTCCGCCACCAGCTCGACGAGGAGGGGCTGGATGCCGTCCTCTGCGAGGACTGGCGCGACGTCGCCTACCTGACGGGCTTCTTCCACACCCCCACCGAACGCCCCGTCCTCGTCGTGGTCACCGCCGACCGCACGATCGGGCTGGTCCCGGCGCTGGAGTACGAGTACGCCCAGCAGCAGGACATCGCCGTCGACGAGCTCGTCGCCTACCCGGAGTACCCGGGTGTCCGCTCGCCGCAGGAGGTCCTCGCCGACGCGCTGGCCGGTGCGACCGGCCGGTGGGGCCACGCCTGGACGCTGTCCACCGGGGACCTGGGCAAGCTGCGCGCCGCGATGGGCGGGGTGGAGTGGGTCGGGACCCACCTCGTCGACCGGATGCGCCTGGTGAAGTACGACGAGGAGATCGTGCTGCATCGCGAGGCGGCGAAGCTGGGTGACGTCATGCTGGCCGCGGGCCGCGAGCTGGTGGAGGGGCGCATCGCCGAGGGCGGACCGCTGCCGTCGGAAGCCGAGCTGGCCAAGCACGTCATCGGCCGTGGGACCGCCTGGATGTACGAGACCCACGACGACGTGGTCGTCGTGCCGTTGCTGGCAGGAGGGCTGGTCTACTCCGGCCCCAACTCCGCCTACCCCCACGGGCTGGTGACCGAGCATCGCCTGCAGCCCGGCGAGACGTTCATCCTGTCGTTGGGCGGGGCCGTCGGCGGTCGCTACGCCGAGAGCGAGCGCACCTTCGTGCTGGGCGAACCCACCGCCCAGCAGCGTGCCCTGTTCGAGACCGACGCGAGGGCCCAGCACGTCGGGACGGAGTCCATCCGACCCGGCGCCACCTGCGCCGACGTCAACGCCGGTTGCCTCGACGTCATCCGCGACGCCGGGTACGCCGAGCACATCCGCCACCGCCAGGGCCACGGCATCGGGTTGAACTTCCACGAACCGCCGTGGCTGGAGGACGGCGACGACACCCCGCTGGCCGCCGGCATGGTCGTCTCCAGCGAACCCGGCATCTACGTGCTGGGGCACGCCGGGTACCGCATCAGCGACACGGTGCTGGTCACCGCCGACGGCCGCGAACGCCTGACCACCTTCCCACGGGACCTCGAGTCCTCGATCATTCCCGTCAAGGAGTCGTCACGATGA
- a CDS encoding ABC transporter permease has translation MSAELRPAPTVDDGIVRDDQPLATPGESPGRRTARAFVRNPLGVFGVVVLVGMVLTAVFAPLIAEYPSGYGVDVLAPPSADHWFGTDSLGRDIFAQVVWGARTSLMIGGAASAMAIAVGVAVGVAAAYFTKVETALGVLVDVTLSLPVLPLMILIAALAGPSTWTLAVVIALFSWPEVARVVRSQALSIVGLPYVEAGALAGGSHLWIIRRHLVPAVAPVITVSVVLTASRAVLSESGLAFLGLGDPNGWSWGTILHNAQRSGTLGTAWWTAAMPSLAILLLVVAATLVSLAYNDARNPRTRED, from the coding sequence ATGAGCGCCGAGCTCCGCCCGGCCCCCACCGTCGACGACGGCATCGTCCGCGACGACCAGCCGCTGGCCACGCCCGGCGAGTCCCCCGGCCGTCGCACCGCCAGGGCGTTCGTCCGCAACCCGCTCGGGGTCTTCGGCGTCGTCGTCCTCGTCGGCATGGTGCTGACGGCGGTCTTCGCGCCGCTGATCGCGGAGTACCCCTCGGGCTACGGCGTCGACGTCCTGGCGCCGCCGTCGGCCGACCACTGGTTCGGGACCGACTCCCTCGGCCGTGACATCTTCGCCCAGGTCGTCTGGGGCGCCCGGACCAGCCTGATGATCGGCGGTGCCGCCTCGGCCATGGCCATCGCCGTCGGGGTCGCCGTCGGCGTCGCCGCCGCCTACTTCACGAAGGTCGAGACCGCCCTCGGCGTGCTGGTCGACGTCACCCTCTCCCTGCCCGTCCTGCCGCTGATGATCCTCATCGCCGCGCTGGCCGGACCGTCGACCTGGACCCTCGCCGTGGTCATCGCGCTGTTCTCGTGGCCCGAGGTCGCCCGCGTCGTGCGCTCCCAGGCGCTGTCCATCGTCGGCCTGCCCTACGTCGAGGCCGGCGCGCTGGCCGGCGGATCCCACCTGTGGATCATCCGCCGCCACCTGGTGCCCGCCGTGGCCCCCGTCATCACCGTCAGCGTCGTGCTGACCGCCTCCCGTGCCGTCCTGTCGGAGTCCGGCCTCGCCTTCCTCGGCCTCGGCGACCCCAACGGCTGGTCGTGGGGGACCATCCTGCACAACGCCCAGCGCTCGGGGACGCTCGGCACCGCCTGGTGGACCGCCGCGATGCCCTCGTTGGCGATCCTGCTGCTCGTGGTCGCCGCCACCCTCGTCTCCCTTGCCTACAACGACGCCCGCAACCCCCGAACCCGCGAGGACTGA
- a CDS encoding alpha/beta fold hydrolase — protein sequence MMLEINGCPLNVELLGGDDPTKPLLIAHHGAPGLGSMEEPRAAFGWLADTFRVIIFDARGSGKSGDVPPYDHDQWVADIDALREWAGAERFVMAGGSYGGFLSMEYAIRHPERLLALVLRDTAPDATHDDLALENARASDRVDIPEERLARMFDGKVIDNDDFRDLWRELLPLYTFTHDPAVIEDKVASVDYHYATHNAAFSTARATYDVKPHLHRVTCPALVTVGREDWITPVVNSEQIAELLPDAELVIFEESGHSPPLEEPERFQQVVRDFLDRALARA from the coding sequence ATGATGCTGGAGATCAACGGCTGCCCCCTCAACGTCGAGCTGCTCGGCGGTGACGACCCGACCAAGCCCCTCCTGATCGCCCACCACGGCGCCCCGGGGCTGGGATCGATGGAGGAGCCCCGGGCGGCGTTCGGCTGGCTGGCCGACACCTTCCGGGTGATCATCTTCGACGCACGGGGGAGCGGGAAGTCCGGCGACGTGCCGCCCTACGACCACGACCAGTGGGTCGCCGACATCGACGCCCTCCGCGAATGGGCCGGTGCGGAGCGGTTCGTCATGGCCGGCGGCTCCTACGGCGGGTTCCTGTCGATGGAGTACGCCATCCGCCACCCCGAGCGGCTTCTGGCCCTGGTGCTGCGTGACACCGCGCCGGACGCCACGCACGACGACCTGGCGCTGGAGAACGCACGGGCGTCGGACCGGGTCGACATCCCCGAGGAGCGGCTGGCCCGCATGTTCGACGGGAAGGTCATCGACAACGACGACTTCCGTGACCTGTGGCGCGAGCTGCTGCCGCTGTACACCTTCACCCACGACCCGGCGGTCATCGAGGACAAGGTCGCGTCGGTGGACTACCACTACGCCACCCACAACGCGGCGTTCTCCACCGCCCGCGCGACCTACGACGTCAAGCCGCACCTCCACAGGGTGACGTGCCCTGCGCTGGTCACCGTCGGCCGGGAGGACTGGATCACCCCGGTCGTCAACAGCGAGCAGATCGCCGAGCTGCTGCCCGACGCCGAGCTGGTGATCTTCGAGGAGTCCGGCCACTCCCCGCCGCTGGAGGAGCCCGAGCGGTTCCAGCAGGTCGTCCGCGACTTCCTCGACAGGGCGCTCGCCCGCGCCTGA
- a CDS encoding ABC transporter permease, whose translation MTVMRFAGGRLLRGLLTLWFAVTVTFFLVRLLPGDPALAVADPMMTEDLRMELLADYGLDRPLPVQYVSYLGHLLQGDLGISFRQSLPVTEILMARLPWTLILTGSALLVTVLIGVPLGVAAATRRGGWVDRAIQVGSVLGQSMFVPAIGIAMLYAFGLYLGWFPIGGAIDDGVTGLDAWISILRHLVLPASSLVILQIGAYVLTLRTNLIDSLGEDYCDLARAKGVPQRRIVWRHALRNALLPTTTLVGLQLGFLVGGAVLTETIFAYPGVGRAIFESVGRLDFPVLQGAFVLLAATVVVANLLTDLAYGALDPRVRAQ comes from the coding sequence ATGACGGTCATGCGCTTCGCCGGGGGACGGCTGCTGCGGGGTCTGCTGACCCTCTGGTTCGCCGTCACCGTGACGTTCTTCCTGGTGCGCTTGCTGCCCGGTGACCCTGCGCTGGCCGTCGCCGACCCGATGATGACCGAGGACCTCCGGATGGAGCTCCTGGCCGACTACGGACTGGATCGGCCGCTGCCGGTCCAGTACGTCAGCTACCTCGGCCACCTCCTGCAGGGAGACCTCGGCATCTCCTTCCGCCAGTCCCTGCCCGTCACCGAGATCCTGATGGCACGGCTGCCCTGGACGTTGATCCTCACCGGGTCGGCGCTGCTGGTCACCGTCCTCATCGGGGTCCCGCTCGGCGTCGCGGCGGCCACCCGCCGTGGCGGCTGGGTCGACCGCGCCATCCAGGTCGGCAGCGTGCTCGGGCAGTCCATGTTCGTGCCCGCCATCGGGATCGCCATGCTGTACGCCTTCGGGCTGTACCTCGGCTGGTTCCCGATCGGCGGGGCGATCGACGACGGCGTGACGGGCCTCGACGCATGGATCAGCATCCTGCGCCACCTCGTCCTGCCGGCCTCCAGCCTCGTCATCCTGCAGATCGGCGCCTACGTGCTGACGCTGCGGACCAACCTCATCGACAGCCTCGGCGAGGACTACTGCGACCTCGCCCGAGCCAAGGGCGTGCCGCAGCGACGCATCGTCTGGCGCCACGCCCTGCGCAACGCCCTGCTGCCCACCACCACCCTTGTCGGGTTGCAGCTCGGCTTCCTCGTCGGCGGCGCCGTGCTGACCGAGACGATCTTCGCCTACCCCGGCGTCGGCAGGGCGATCTTCGAGTCCGTCGGCCGCCTCGACTTCCCCGTCCTGCAGGGCGCGTTCGTGCTGCTGGCCGCCACGGTCGTGGTCGCCAACCTGCTGACCGACCTGGCCTACGGCGCCCTGGACCCCCGGGTGCGCGCGCAGTGA